The proteins below come from a single Aegilops tauschii subsp. strangulata cultivar AL8/78 chromosome 6, Aet v6.0, whole genome shotgun sequence genomic window:
- the LOC109743008 gene encoding uncharacterized protein, whose amino-acid sequence MSSVTSSASANSNPFADANPPDVNDICKLNIFERVPVCLSQTNSSYYTWKTYFSLVFREYHLIDHVDGTVDSSLVPEFHGWSTIDTTIIRWFFLTISPDLFQTVVADGDDAYAVWTKLNGLFTDNQLQRRIDDDLLLITLTAGLNEDFGNVAANLSLIPNPSFAKFVMYLRLEERRMKQVKARAIHTALAAGTTRDGPSAPPAAPAAPPPPRHPALPTYPAPQQPGLLPLPYGSPAPPAERRGGGRRGGQQQQSQGTGPPCQQQPQQQQFQVPPPWASDYNPWTGIVHAYTMPVPRAPAPTLPVPCPPAHQAYYAAPQPYRGYPPPQLSGPYGLPAAPPPPPPALPPAPWDPALLTALHTAPTPNNYTGGGDWYMDTGATAHMFAHPGNLASFTPVTTDRRIIVGDGSTLPITHVGHTSFPSTSMPITLSNILVSPHLIKNLISVRCLTRENPVTVEFDELGFCVKDARTRMVLHCCDSLDELYPVHPPSTSTTAPVALSPGVDLCKYPRLLLPPPVTRAPRRLSPGARAPLLARPLALRRAPRMRLLLQPQRRRPRRWRPRFPRPPRRRGVPGPPDTPGARGARGPPGVAASLPPPPTPPAPAVPAAPSAPDGVLD is encoded by the exons ATGTCGTCCGTCACCTCTTCCGCGTCCGCCAACTCCAACCCGTTCGCCGACGCCAACCCTCCTGACGTCAACGACATCTGCAAACTCAACATCTTCGAGCGGGTGCCGGTTTGTCTCTCGCAGACGAACTCCTCCTACTACACGTGGAAGACGTACTTTTCCCTCGTGTTTCGGGAGTATCACCTCATCGACCACGTGGACGGCACCGTCGACTCCAGCCTCGTCCCCGAGTTCCATGGCTGGTCCACCATCGACACCACCATCATCCGCTGGTTCTTCCTCACCATCTCGCCGGACCTCTTCCAGACGGTCGTGGCGGACGGTGACGATGCCTACGCCGTATGGACCAAGCTGAACGGGCTCTTCACCGACAACCAGCTCCAGCGTCGC ATTGATGATGACCTCCTCCTCATCACGCTCACCGCCGGGCTTAATGAGGACTTCGGCAACGTCGCGGCGAACCTCAGCCTCATCCCCAACCCGTCCTTCGCCAAGTTCGTTATGTACCTCCGCTTGGAGGAGCGGCGGATGAAGCAGGTGAAGGCGCGGGCCATCCACACCGCTCTCGCCGCCGGCACCACCCGCGACGGGCCCTCGGCGCCTCCCGCTGCTCCGGCtgcgcccccgccgccgcgccacccGGCACTGCCGACGTACCCGGCGCCCCAGCAGCCGGGGCTGCTTCCGCTGCCCTATGGGTCGCCCGCCCCTCCAGCCGAACGACGCGGTGGGGGCCGCCGTGGCGGTCAGCAGCAGCAGTCGCAGGGCACCGGCCCGCCCTGTCAGCAGCAGCCACAGCAGCAGCAGTTCCAGGTGCCCCCTCCGTGGGCCTCCGACTACAACCCGTGGACCGGTATTGTTCATGCCTACACCATGCCGGTTCCACGGGCTCCTGCACCGACCCTTCCCGTGCCGTGCCCGCCGGCGCACCAGGCGTACTACGCGGCCCCGCAGCCGTACAGAGGATACCCACCGCCGCAGCTGAGCGGCCCCTACGGTCTCCCtgcggccccgccgccgcccccgccggccctGCCACCGGCACCTTGGGATCCGGCGCTCCTCACCGCGCTGCACACCGCGCCTACGCCGAACAACTACACTGGAGGTGGtgattggtacatggacaccggGGCTACGGCTCACATGTTTGCTCATCCTGGTAATCTTGCCTCCTTCACTCCCGTCACCACCGACCGCCGCATCATTGTCGGCGACGGGTCCACACTTCCTATTACACATGTCGGGCACACTTCTTTTCCTTCCACTTCCATGCCTATTACTTTGTCTAACATACTTGTGTCACCTCATCTTATTAAGAACCTTATTTCCGTTCGTTGTTTAACTCGTGAAAATCCTGttactgttgaatttgacgagCTTGGTTTTTGTGTCAAGGACGCTCGAACCAGGATGGTACTTCACTGCTGTGACAGCCTCGACGAGCTCTATCCGGTGCATCCGCCGTCCACCTCCACCACCGCACCGGTTGCTCTTTCCCCTGGCGTCGATCTCTG CAAGTACCCCCGGCTGCTCCTCCCGCCACCTGTGACGCGGGCTCCTCGACGCCTCTCCCCAGGCGCTCGCGCGCCTCTCTTGGCCCGCCCCCTGGCTTTGAGGCGCGCCCCCCGCATGCGGCTCCTCCTACAGCCGCAGCGCAGGCGCCCCCGACGTTGGCGCCCGCGGTTCCCGCGGCCCCCCCGGCGCCGCGGCGTCCCTGGCCCCCCCGACACCCCCGGCGCCCGCGGTGCCCGCGGCCCCCCCGGCGTCGCGGCGtccctgcccccccccccgacacCCCCGGCGCCCGCGGTGCCCGCGGCCCCCTCGGCgcctgacggtgtcctggactag